One Schistocerca cancellata isolate TAMUIC-IGC-003103 chromosome 1, iqSchCanc2.1, whole genome shotgun sequence genomic region harbors:
- the LOC126145984 gene encoding uncharacterized protein LOC126145984 produces the protein MLDWDSETNVVQRDLELMWNVLREESIINFQSNPTNVIQDLRKCLNLANSCKNALDQLEQDFLLLYEENTKALEANQAEIRKLELQKSQMCTSSHSGWPYIFGIPYFKGHDSFPAPPNQDAVEIRKKDYVTDINLPSSYRWKEQDKKNLIRAVTREIETSKLLLKGQRKSTADSELRFSDKEARFSEEDYLEDISKLDWMKISTVDLKERHNTNECIGMWLSYLQPSINKNKWNKKEEEKLAQIAEKHNYQDWEKIAKELGTNRSAYQCIHHHQTRLNKNVAKKKWTEEENKKLEELVEHFRIGNFIPWNKIALCMEGRTKFQVYNHWAYTLHPSIKKGRFTKSEDAIILRGVKKYGADFGRISRYLPSRTSIQVRNRFNTFLQYQEPFKPWTAEEDEKLLDLVDKLGKGKWSQISKMFDNRNRTQIRHRYGAIQKWIKKNPGKRLNMTTRKVVANHCGPQKMLEAIENTKTTELPTGDLHEGELPTKLVKRKHMKKPYVKPRVHKSTIGSAENVDHQLISFFKSGSGQFGNNKQIRYNKNENARFSQQVKMQLTVLCGNLTQKPTTFSKPDRKMLHFLKGENASPVVQCRTSRTSKVTTYSSKTLPAQSSTNGSTSKNTLFSIPPNYSTLAAFKTLTSFCQNLDCNKWSAEDKCVTQELSNGKHSQTSKKGSQSNVHLKKVSSTSSGGTSPTDGVRDFQSSISIWKDRLLSLFFWPKIMSEVPPPTLDNLTTAKTTVNTKHSGHKEPKKVLRLRQKNEEALRRSKDFVTDTDANIHLEERDLKLQSKQRKISKTSDLSNCEVTGAEKVASNYNEPKKISRPRQKKEKTKDFVTETDVNIHTEEKTLKLEPNKKISETSDTSKCKVTADEKGTSNNGESKKVLRPRQKKEQALQKTKEFATDTDANIHTEVKYLKLQTTKRKIPKISDSSNCEVTGAEKVTSNDMNPRKYQDLDKKKEEALKKTKNFVTNTDADIHTEEKDVTLQSKKRKISKISDSSNCEVTGAKKVTAKNNQKYPSVMAKNRQKGSSSKHTGKKRKA, from the coding sequence ATGCTGGACTGGGATTCAGAGACGAATGTTGTGCAGAGAGATTTGGAGTTAATGTGGAATGTGCTGAGAGAAGAAAGCATCATCAACTTCCAGTCAAATCCTACCAATGTGATTCAAGATTTACGGAAGTGTTTGAATCTCGCCAATAGCTGCAAAAATGCATTGGATCAACTTGAACAGGATTTTCTATTGCTGTATGAAGAAAACACAAAAGCCTTGGAAGCAAATCAGGCAGAGATAAGAAAACTTGAGTTACAGAAATCTCAGATGTGTACTTCCTCACACAGTGGATGGCCATACATTTTTGGCATTCCATACTTCAAAGGCCATGATTCTTTTCCTGCCCCTCCCAATCAAGATGCAGTTGAGATACGAAAGAAAGACTATGTCACAGACATAAACTTACCTTCTTCGTATCGATGGAAAGAACAGGACAAAAAGAATTTGATTAGAGCTGTAACAAGAGAAATAGAAACTTCCAAATTGCTATTGAAGGGACAGAGAAAATCCACAGCAGATAGTGAACTAAGGTTCAGTGATAAAGAGGCCCGTTTTTCGGAAGAAGATTATTTGGAAGATATTTCAAAACTTGATTGGATGAAGATATCCACAGTTGACCTGAAAGAAAGGCATAATACCAATGAGTGTATAGGAATGTGGCTTAGTTATCTGCAgccttcaataaataaaaataaatggaataaaaaagaggaagaaaaattaGCACAGATTGCAGAAAAACATAACTATCAGGATTGGGAAAAAATAGCAAAAGAACTAGGGACAAATCGGTCAGCTTATCAGTGCATACATCACCACCAGACTCGCTTgaataaaaatgtagcaaaaaagAAGTGgactgaagaagaaaacaaaaaactggAAGAATTAGTGGAGCATTTCCGCATAGGTAATTTTATTCCATGGAATAAAATTGCTTTATGTATGGAAGGTCGTACAAAGTTTCAAGTTTATAACCACTGGGCGTACACTCTCCATCCTTctataaaaaaaggaagatttacAAAATCTGAAGATGCTATAATTTTAAGAGGAGTGAAGAAATATGGAGCAGACTTTGGACGAATTTCAAGGTATTTGCCAAGTCGTACTTCTATACAAGTACGGAATAGATTCAACACATTTCTACAATATCAGGAACCATTTAAGCcctggactgcagaagaagatgaaAAGCTCTTAGACTTAGTAGATAAACTGGGTAAAGGGAAGTGGAGCCAGATAAGTAAAATGTTTGATaatcgaaacagaacacaaattcgACACAGGTATGGTGCAATACAAAAGTGGATTAAAAAAAATCCTGGAAAACGTTTAAACATGACTACTCGAAAAGTGGTTGCCAACCATTGTGGCCCACAAAAAATGTTGGAAGCTATAGAAAACACTAAGACAACAGAACTTCCAACTGGTGACTTACATGAAGGTGAACTACCTACAAAGTTAGTGAAACGTAAACATATGAAAAAACCATATGTAAAACCACGTGTACACAAGAGTACCATCGGCAGTGCTGAAAATGTAGATCatcaactgatttctttctttaaatcTGGCAGTGGACAGTTTGGGAACAACAAACAGATTCGCTACAACAAGAATGAAAATGCCCGTTTCTCACAACAAGTAAAAATGCAGCTTACTGTTCTGTGTGGTAACTTAACACAGAAACCCACAACTTTCTCCAAGCCTGATAGAAAAATGCTTCACTTTCTGAAGGGGGAGAATGCCTCTCCCGTGGTACAATGTCGGACAAGTAGAACATCAAAGGTAACTACATATTCTAGTAAGACTCTTCCGGCACAAAGCAGTACTAATGGCAGCACTTCAAAAAATACACTGTTTAGTATTCCACCAAATTACAGTACTCTTGCAGCATTTAAAACACTTACCTCTTTTTGCCAAAATTTGGACTGTAATAAATGGTCTGCAGAGGACAAATGTGTTACGCAAGAATTGTCGAATGGTAAACATAGCCAGACAAGTAAGAAAGGAAGTCAGTCAAATGTTCACTTGAAGAAGGTGTCATCTACAAGTTCAGGAGGTACATCCCCAACTGATGGTGTAAGGGATTTCCAGTCAAGTATTTCAATTTGGAAAGATCGCCTATTGTCTTTGTTTTTTTGGCCAAAAATAATGTCTGAGGTGCCTCCACCAACTCTGGACAACTTAACCACTGCAAAGACAACTGTAAATACAAAACATTCAGGTCACAAAGAGCCCAAGAAAGTATTGAGACTTAGACAAAAAAATGAGGAAGCTTTGCGGAGAAGTAAAGATTTTGTTACGGACACTGATGCAAATATTCATCTAGAAGAGAGAGATCTAAAGTTACAATCAAAGCAGAGGAAAATTTCAAAAACCTCAGACTTATCTAACTGTGAAGTTACTGGTGCTGAGAAAGTAGCTTCGAATTACAATGAACCCAAGAAAATATCAAGACCTagacaaaaaaaagagaaaacaaaagattttgttacagagactgatGTAAATATCCATACAGAAGAGAAAACTCTAAAGTTAGAACCAAATAAGAAAATTTCAGAAACCTCAGATACATCTAAGTGTAAAGTGACTGCTGATGAGAAAGGAACTTCAAATAATGGTGAATCCAAGAAAGTATTGAGACCTAGACAAAAAAAAGAACAAGCTTTGCAGAAAACTAAAGAGTTTGCTACAGACACTGACGCAAATATCCATACAGAAGTGAAATATCTAAAGTTACAAACAACAAAGAGGAAAATTCCAAAAATCTCAGATTCCTCTAACTGTGAAGTTACTGGTGCAGAGAAAGTAACTTCAAATGACATGAACCCAAGAAAGTATCAAGATCTAgacaaaaagaaagaggaagctttgaagaaaactaaaaattttgttacaaacacGGATGCAGATATCCATACAGAAGAGAAAGATGTAACGCTACAatcaaagaaaaggaaaatttcaaAAATCTCAGACTCATCTAACTGTGAAGTTACTGGTGCTAAGAAAGTAACTGCAAAAAACAATCAGAAGTACCCTTCCGTAATGGCAAAAAACAGACAAAAGGGTTCAAGTAGTAAACATACAGGGAAGAAACGGAAGGCATAG